A section of the Aphelocoma coerulescens isolate FSJ_1873_10779 unplaced genomic scaffold, UR_Acoe_1.0 HiC_scaffold_60, whole genome shotgun sequence genome encodes:
- the LOC138102025 gene encoding olfactory receptor 14J1-like: MSNSSSISHFLLLPLADTRQLQLLHFCLFLGISLAALLANGLIISAVACSQHLHSPMFFFLLNLALTDLGSICTTVPKAMHNSLWGTSHISYSACAAQVFLFMFFISAEFSLLTIMCYDRYVSICKPLHYGTLLGSRACAHMAAAAWASAFLNALLHTANTFSLPLCQGNALGQFFCEIPHILKLSCSQYSSLRELGLLPVSACLAFGCFVFMVFSYVQIFRAVLRIPSEQGRHKAFSTCLPHLAVLSLLLSTAALAFLKPPSMSSPSLDLALSVLYSVVPPALNPLIYSLRNRELKAAVWALMAGRFKKH; this comes from the coding sequence atgtccaacagcagctccatcagccacttcctcctgctgccattggcagacacgcggcagctgcagctcctgcacttctgcctcttcctgggcatctccctggctgccctcctggccaacggcctcatcatcagcgccgtagcctgcagccagcacctgcacagccccatgttcttcttcctgctcaacctggccctcaccgacctgggctccatctgcaccactgtccccaaggccatgcacaattccctctggggcaccagccacatctcctactcagcatgtgctgctcaggtctTTCTATTTATGTttttcatctcagcagagttttccctcctcaccatcatgtgctacgaccgctacgtgtccatctgcaaacccctgcactacgggaccctcctgggcagcagagcttgtgcccacatggcagcagctgcctgggccagtgcctttctcaatgctctgctgcacacggccaatacattttccctgcccctgtgccagggcaatgccctgggccagttcttctgtgaaatcccacacatcctcaagctctcctgctcacaaTATAGCTccctcagggaacttgggcttCTTCCCGTTAGTGCCTGTTTAGCCTTTGGGTGTTTTGTGTTCAtggttttctcctatgtgcagatcttcagggccgtgctgaggatcccctctgagcagggacggcacaaagccttttccacgtgcctccctcacctggctgtgctctccctgctcctcagcactgcagcacttgccttcctgaagcccccctccatgtcctccccatccctggatctgGCTCTGTCAGTTCTATactcggtggtgcctccagctctgaaccccctcatctacagcctgaggaaccggGAGCTCAAGGCTGCAGTGTGGGCACTGATGGCTGGGCGATTTAAGAAACATTAA